The genomic segment TTTGCGgtctttataaaaattattattattattttaatgatttcgTTTGTGTTTCGGACCATGTTTGGGATTGTTCTAAGTGAGTCAATGAtgctttttcttttgttttgacaATCGTTGGTTGAGTACCGAGAAGAGAGCATATTTATTTAgcgtttttttttatttctataatattaatgttttttttcccttcttttcagtgtatttttgttctttttttttttattaattcagTGTCACATACGTAGACTTAGATACATTTTACTTGGTCTAACTACTTAATTGTGAAAACCTAAGAGAGATCCTCAATTCGTGAATTTACCTGTGTTACCACTTTTCTTTTACAATTGGCTCAGTTCTGAGATTACCTTCTCCAGTGAGATGTAATTGGAAATACTTGTGTATTCCAATTTAATTAAGTGTGTAATGTATCTCTgtcctttgttttttttaatatctcAGCAACTAGAGTTTGTATAATTTACCATTATATGGAGCCTTTTTATTTAGATCAAACTCTTTTGGCACCTGCATTGTTTACCCAAGACATATTGGATGATTACTTTTAAACGTCTTTATGtttcgactctctctctctctctctcttttttttgatGATGCTATGTATTAATGCATCTATTCCAATGAATTTTTATTGAACACGATAATCTCCATCTCAGGTGACCTTTGGCTGTTTTTATTTAAAACATCGTCACTTGTGATATATGCAATCTGACGTAACCAACCAGTGCTCTTATTTCTTGTCTGTCCAATATCTTATACTATGcgtgatgccatgtctttcaaaTAACCTAAGTTGCTGGTCTAAGTCATGTAACATGGACTAATACTTTAGTATGTATACAGTGACAGAGCTATCCCTTCTTCAAATATTGATTTGCATTTTGCTCATTGCTCCCGCAATCTTGAAAGATGTAAAGTCTGTGGTGATATGATTCCGAGAAGGCATGCTGAGGAACATCACTTAAACACTCATGCCCCGGTATGTGAGTATGTTCTAGTTTCTACACTCTTGTGTATAAATTGAACCTGAAATTATATACTTGGGGTTTGCACAATTGTTAGTTTCACTTCCTTAGAAAGGTGTTTTCAGTTTTTATATTTTCCTTGCATTTTGAAAGTCTTCTTTTGGTTACCTCTTTTCCTTTGGTTAGTGCTGGAAATTCCGTAATTCTCCCGGTTTCATGAGCATGAGTTTTACCGAGCAAGCAAAACTACATGTTCATGTGCAAAAAGTATATATATGTGGTGGGTGTTTCTATATTCATGTATCCTTTACTTGAGTCTTGTTATACCAGTGGTGGAGGCTTCAATTATTGGAAAAAAAGAGAACTTGTCAACATAAAGTTTGCTTGGCAGTCTAGATATGTAGTGTGTCTAAATAAAATTGTTCTGTTTTGACATTTCTCTGAAAGCAGGTAGCTTGTTCACTATGTAGTGAGACAATGGAACGAGAAATACTAGCCATCCATAAAGGTGAAAACTGCCCCCAAAGGATTGTCACCTGTGACTTTTGCGAGTTCCCATTACCTGCAATTGATTTAGCTGAACATCAGGTAATAACTCTTCCCTTTTTGGAAGTGGAAAATTTACATATAGTTATTTACTATAATTTCAATTCAATATTGTTTGTGTGCTTTGCTATTGCGTACAGGAAGTATGTGGGAACCGAACAGAACTTTGTGCTCTTTGTAGAAGATATATTAGGCTCCGAGAAAGATGCAACCACGAAATTAGATGCAATGGTGCCCTAGACAATGTTGTCGAGTCTTCCAGGTAGATTCACTGATTAACTTCATGGGTTTTAACTGAACTTCAGTTTTGGGATTTTATTTTGTTCTGCTTGTGTCTTAAATAATATGTTTGTGTTAAAAATGGTTGCTTGGGAAAATTTTGATACGAATGAGATGCACTACTTGTGCATGTGTTATTGGTGCTCACACTGTGTACTTCTAATAAATCTTTACCAAGGTCTTTTGGAACTCTTTTGTTTTCGATGAGCTTAATTGTTCTGAGGTTTCATGTGCTCCTGGTAGTACATATGGAAGTTGGAAAACAAGAtttaaccctttttttttttttcagttatgTGTTATGTCACACTAGTTAGACTTTTACCAGTAATCTTCTAGTACTGACCCATCTTCTTATCATCACATCATGTGTTTGTAATGTAATTGGATTTTTAATTGAAGGGATGTGAGGCCAGCTGAAAGAGAGCCAGGTGCTCCGAGACGACAGCCACCACCACATGAGTTTTCGCGAAGACGTCTTATATTTACCATTGCCATTACTGGGATTGCTGTCCTAATAGGGTCTCTTTTTCTCCAGAGGAAATGATAAAATATATTGGTGTTATGTATATTTCTTCCAAGCTTCCATTATCGGTATCTTAAATTATATGAGATTATAATTCTGGTGTTTGTATTTAAACTCGTCATTGAGATTGTGATAGTATACTGACAGCCGCCTCCCAATATTTGCCACTCCCAACTTAGACATCTCCAAATATTACACAAAAAATTAATACATTTTAGTACTATAGACCAATGTACAATTATAAAAGTTGATACAAAAATTATTATTTCAttaatatttatttgatatttattgaaaaaattcattaaattttattattaatagttaaagataataaaataatgGGGTAAAATGTTtagtatttaattttttattataataaataataaaaatgacataaaataATGATGCATCATGTCATATTTAGCAGTAATGCATCACTTATTTATCACTACAATTCCAATTGGACCTTTTGTTTCCAACAAGCAAACTTTATATCTcatattatataataaattttctataaattgacatttattttCATGTGCTTTTAAAGGAAATTACATCTTATATTACATTTTGCTTAAAAATTGCAAAAGTTGGATTTATCAGAGCAAGCACTTTTGAAAGTGGCAAATAAAATTGTGGTATTGATACTGAAAAGAAGGCAGGATTATATTGTAGTATCATAAGGATTTTATGATCTGGTATGGTAAAGCTTTTTGTTTACTCTTaaaagatttgtttttttttaataactattatataaagtttttttttaatgaaaaatttattttaaaatgtttggatatcaatgattttttttattagtatattaaaaattgtaaaaattattttaatttaaaaaatagtttGTCAAAAGTTTTTTTTGGGTGAAGCTAGAGGACTTTCTCAAGACTTTTCCTAgcttcaaaaatatattttgaatcaAAAGAtgactttttattttttactcaaatacttgaaaaaaaaattaatcttagaAGCTAAAATACAGTTAAAGAAGTTTAGCAAATGAGggctatatatatttatatatggacAAGTTTGTAATAATTACATCACCTGGTTAAATTTTTAGTAGCTTATTATAGAATATTTTAATAGAGAATTGTTAAAAAGCATCCTTATACCGTTGTTGGTGCAAGTCAATATCGAGTCCtacatatttcaaataaattaaaatatgtgggACCTGATGTTAAATCGCACCAATGACGATATGCCACGTCTTAGGATGTTGGACACCCTAGGgtgttgtttaccgagttttttggaaactataaatatattaagagataagagctagaaagaaaggccaagaaataaataagatcacAGTTTTTATgtagttggggcgttaatgagccttagtccacgagtcaatagtatTAGGCTTCcgagagttttgacaatggaggttttctgcaagttcagcagcgttttgcttacaagagaaaatctgggatGCTTGCTACAGTGCATCActgatcctatttataggcagtcatgtcacttgggccggactaatccgacCCCAATAAGGGTATAATCACAATTGCTCGCTAACGGAGCTATAATACAAGAAATGTAACATAATTAAGAGTTGTTAATCTGGACTCATTGGGCCAGCTTAGGCGTGGTGAAGCCTTACAACTGTCATTTGTATGTTTGCACAAACTGATCCGCGTGGGCTACCAAGGAAATCATGGGGACATgatctatcagagtagtggcatATCGTTTCCTAGGAACAGTTTACGTTCCGTGCGTACCCCATTATGCatgttagttagggagaccaactgcCAGATATCTCGGGGACACGGCAGCTATAGGAAGGACTGGGCTTGTTCTATCCGATTAGGTGATCCAAGTTCATTTACCTAAGCCCTAGTTCGTTTACCAGGTctcgggttcatttaccaaggcggACATCGTGATGGCGGTGTCTTCTCCTGGATCCCACTTAATGGGACCCGTCTCCTGGAATGGATCCTCCGCCATCATAATTTACATCTCGGAGGATATAGAGTGAATATGATCAGGAAGGTGATTTAGGCATGCACCTTAGTTCTGGCCCCTTCGCTATGCTCACGCTACTTGCCAGTAAATGGGTTTGGTATGGTCCGGGTCGACGGGGTTACTTGTTCATTATTCATTGGGCCAAGGTTGGGTCCGGACTTCTTCAATGGGCCCATAGACCCATCTGGCCGTGCCATGTGtcataggtggaaaatatggataacatgtACCCCCAAAGTCTTCACCCATGTTCGCGCAGTGGAGACTTGCCTTCTTCCTCCCGGATCAATCACATATATCCCGGTTTGTTTACTTAAGTCCTAGTTCATTACTTAAGTCCCAATTCATTTACCAGGATCCGGGTTTGtttacttgggggccatttgGTTGATCCTTGTCCTTTCACATTCCCAAGGTCCTAGACATGTGTCTCTAAGTTGATGGTGCGTCTGTACCACTCGCACCCTAAAAATTTCGGAGAGAATCTTTTGATGACCTAGGTGACCGATGGGTGTCAACACATCTCCCGAAGCGTCCCGTCCATACGAAAAAGTGCCTTGAGCACTCAAGTGGGCTGTTTAATGCTTCTCCACTATCCGAAGTCATCAGATGGGGATTGTTTTGGGATCTTCAATGTGGACTGTTGGATGAGGTAGGCGCAGATCATGGATTGATGAATCCACGATTTAGTACTTGATTGGGCCAATTGATGCTCCTGCATGATTTGGGACCGTCGGATGAGGATAGTCTTGGGATCCTCATCGTGGACCGTTGGATTAAATAGTACTTTTCTTTCCTATAATACCTTAACAGACTCATTTCCACATTTTTACTGATCCCAAATTCTCCATCTAGATAGCAGAGAGCCAAAGCTTCGTATGTCCGAAACTGACGACGAAATTCTCTGACGGTTAGTATATCTTTGTGTCCATTTATTTCCGATGAAGCCTTTTTTCACTCAACAAGAAGACAACTCTATCTCGGGCGATCGGTCTGGAAGCGTCGACGAACTACTGCACAACCTCCTCCGATTCAAGACTGAATTCCTACCAGCGTTGTCGTCTAAGTTTAAATGAATTCTAGATCCACTACCCCACAGTAAGTTTTTTGgtcatttctttatttcttttggtcatttttattgACATGTTGTTTCTGCGACCGTATAGCCGTTAAGGCCATCACCACTATGTAGGGCGGTTCTAGGTAGTGGAACTGGTAGAGATAAACAATAGGGTTTCTAGATGACACCTCATACCATAGATACTTTGATTGGTGAAGCAGTCTTGATTGTCCCAGATCGTTGAACTCGGACGCCTCAAAATTGTTCAGGTGAATTAGTTTATTAGCAAATACCCTTGGCCTTTAGTTCCTTAATTATGTTCCTAGGATCTCTATTGGTCCAGGATCTAAGTCCagaggggacctctccaagcatTTATAGAAGAATCCCCGTACCTTAActagttttctttgattttggtgCAAACTACTTAGTTCTCACTTTTCTTGTCGCTTCCAGGTCTTTGATCATGGGTCGTGGCATTACTCTGCATTCGGAAGATGATGTCCAAGCAGGCCCCGTAGTCTTGGAGGGGTACAAGCTTCCCACTGGAaacacgtgggaaatggacgAGAAAAAGAATGAATTCCAGAACAACCAGATGCTGAATGAGCTGGAGAAGGCCCTCGGAGTAAAGTCGACTCCAGGTCTCTTTTAAAACGGACTAGCCCAGAGAGAAGAGAAGGCTCATACCAAAGTaggcatgtaacgccctactgccttagagcgatgactaagtgagtttaaaacgtgcaattaactcgctaatcgaggttttaagacaaaagtgtaactaaaccatCAACAGagtcatatattttgaaaataatttcatttattgaaaattataaagtgtttaacattcgagatcccaaaatactgtttatgaatgtttacaactcaaaaatatgattaaagtcgactaaacgacaaaatataatttagtacaacacatctcccaaaaatacccctggccgtggcagccaggcaggccaaacatgtacgcgtcgcttcatgctctccgtactcatggttggtcgactttccccttgcccttacctgcaccatagagcacccgtgagccgaatcacagcaagaaaacccacacaaGCAGAtgacatatgcatttctatcattCAACATACAAATAAAtcgccaatgggctaaacacatacggccatgccgtcccaggcactttaccaggccctaggtttgcggtctacaccgtgaggatatcccaggtattctatagggtctcgccctggaaactcgcactctgagtgctaaacgctgctcacggccccttgccgttcttggccttcgccgttcccagccttcaccgttctcggccctcgccgttcttggctcttgtcgttcattcacatatatgcacacatagcataactaaacaaGTATTTAAGCATGCATAAGGACAATCaatggggctatgccctgcaacagaaactatagggcctcgccctgctctatgggcacaacagttttcttacctgtgtcccaagtttcttgagcaccgaaatcccgagcacagtcccctaacccaagcctcgctgaaaacctagtcacaacatatacaaagcactctcattactaaccaattcataaacatctcccggaaccaatcctgtgctctcgggacctcccgtttccccacacaaggtagcgaaagcgtcccccgagccccctgagccaaaaccctaaaaacacaattttcccttcccagaaattggcctagcgccgcggaaCAATCCTATAGGAGCCGCGATGCCCAGAGTGGTGCCctcctcctgattcaacctagcgccgcgacacggaagaacagggtcgtggtgCTCACAcgtgaacccagaaaactgggtttttcccaacatttttcctgAGCCAAAACTCTTTCAAATCAATACCCAAGTACTCCCAAGTCCCCAATTCGACCTAGAACTTCATATAAACAGCATAACAACTTATGAACACCAAAAACACACTCAAACACttctccaaactcaaaatcacaaaatggtttaaaactttataaaacttaaaccactaaccagaaaacttaaaccataacagagcataaacctcagaaatgcatgaaactcttacctcaagtggaaattcgaccttgagctgctttcccaatcCAATTCCAAGCTCAATTCCAATAATCCCAATCTGAACTTCACTCCAATAATCCACAAGACAACACACAATTCAACCCTCAAACCATAACATTTTTGGCTGAATTATACAAAATAACtacttagaatccttacctcaaatatgcAGAACAACCTCTAGCTTTCTTGGCTTGATTCCCCACTTGATCCCACAAAAATCAGAGGTCCTTCCTGGTTTCTAGTTCTCTCTAAAGCTCCCCAAACATAACCCTTGCATAAGCCAAAATGAGAAAACGTTCCAAGATTTTCCTCAGCTAAAGTTTATCTACCACCTAAGCCAAATGAACCAATTGCCC from the Humulus lupulus chromosome X, drHumLupu1.1, whole genome shotgun sequence genome contains:
- the LOC133803801 gene encoding uncharacterized protein LOC133803801; the encoded protein is MAVASEEAQSICSHCDRAIPSSNIDLHFAHCSRNLERCKVCGDMIPRRHAEEHHLNTHAPVACSLCSETMEREILAIHKGENCPQRIVTCDFCEFPLPAIDLAEHQEVCGNRTELCALCRRYIRLRERCNHEIRCNGALDNVVESSRDVRPAEREPGAPRRQPPPHEFSRRRLIFTIAITGIAVLIGSLFLQRK